One window from the genome of Pseudalkalibacillus hwajinpoensis encodes:
- a CDS encoding carbohydrate ABC transporter permease, whose translation MAIRTITRPLLYALLIALSCFYLMPVYVMIITSLKPLEEVTLSQMWQLPSTFDFSSYSVAFTKLAPNLLNSFYLVIPATLLSALLGSLNGYVLSKWKFKGANTLFTVILFGMFIPYQSILIPLIQFLREIGLYNSIAGLIFVHVVYGIPITTLMFRNFYASIPDSMIESAKIDGAGFIGIYRFIMMPLSITGFVVVAIWQFTNIWNEFLFAVTITTSDQQPVMVALQNLSGSQIVQWNVQMAGALLAALPTLLVYIFLGKFFVKGLLAGSVKG comes from the coding sequence ATGGCGATTAGAACGATCACCCGTCCGCTTCTTTATGCTCTCCTTATTGCTTTATCATGCTTTTATTTAATGCCAGTTTACGTCATGATCATAACGAGCCTGAAGCCACTTGAAGAAGTGACCTTAAGTCAAATGTGGCAGTTACCTTCAACTTTTGATTTTAGTAGTTATTCAGTAGCGTTTACGAAGCTTGCTCCAAACTTATTAAATAGTTTCTATCTTGTTATCCCAGCAACATTGCTATCAGCGTTATTAGGATCACTTAACGGTTACGTACTTTCAAAGTGGAAGTTTAAAGGCGCAAATACGCTATTTACGGTTATTTTGTTCGGAATGTTTATACCCTATCAAAGTATCCTTATCCCGCTCATTCAGTTTCTTAGAGAAATCGGATTATATAATTCTATTGCAGGGCTTATCTTTGTTCACGTTGTGTATGGGATTCCGATTACGACACTTATGTTTCGCAATTTCTATGCTAGCATTCCTGATTCGATGATTGAATCTGCCAAAATAGATGGGGCAGGGTTTATCGGAATTTACCGTTTCATCATGATGCCTTTATCAATTACAGGGTTTGTTGTTGTCGCAATCTGGCAGTTTACGAACATCTGGAACGAATTTTTATTTGCTGTCACGATCACAACATCTGATCAACAACCTGTTATGGTTGCTCTTCAGAATTTATCCGGCAGTCAAATCGTTCAATGGAATGTACAAATGGCAGGTGCACTCCTTGCTGCACTGCCAACTCTACTCGTTTATATTTTCTTAGGTAAGTTTTTTGTAAAAGGATTACTTGCGGGATCAGTAAAAGGGTGA
- a CDS encoding circularly permuted type 2 ATP-grasp protein — protein sequence MFHSYKVDGYFDEMLEEGKKPRGHCKPFHEKLNEVAPEELQSRYELAQSDFLRQGITFTVYSDNEGTERTMPFDFVPKIIPPDEWQHLERGLMQRFDALNAFLDDVYHEQNILKDGIIPRDLVVNCQHFFEQVAGIDLPRRQHIFMAGIDLIRDDNGEYRVLEDNLRNPSGLSYVFQNRYVMRKVYPEFFNQYSVQSLEQQFSYLHSAMASLAPDDSTSPTIVLLTPGVHNSAYYDHSFIAQRTGIELVEGRDLVVRERQVFMKTARGLKKVDVIYRRIDDEFLDPLEFREDSLLGVPGLIDVYRAGNVSILNGIGNGVADDKAIYHFVPDMIRYYLKEEPLVKNVDTYLLRYDDQLEYVLDHLSELVVKHTNASGGYNMLIGPHATEEEIEAYRAQILKNPSEFIAQPTIKLSRLPAFKEDRFAACHVDLRVFIFGGEKTHVFPGGLTRVALKEGSLVVNSSQGGGAKDTWVLEENPIVTGGE from the coding sequence ATGTTTCATTCGTATAAAGTAGATGGTTACTTTGATGAAATGCTTGAAGAAGGCAAGAAACCAAGGGGACATTGCAAACCGTTCCATGAGAAATTAAACGAGGTAGCTCCTGAAGAATTACAGTCGAGGTATGAACTAGCGCAAAGCGATTTTCTTCGCCAGGGAATTACGTTTACCGTTTATAGTGACAATGAGGGTACAGAACGGACAATGCCATTTGATTTTGTTCCCAAAATAATTCCACCTGACGAATGGCAACATCTTGAGCGAGGACTCATGCAGCGATTTGATGCGCTCAATGCTTTTCTTGATGACGTCTATCACGAACAAAACATTCTTAAAGACGGCATTATTCCACGGGATCTGGTCGTCAATTGCCAGCATTTTTTCGAACAAGTGGCAGGGATTGATCTTCCGAGAAGGCAGCATATTTTTATGGCAGGAATTGATTTAATTCGGGATGATAATGGGGAGTATCGCGTTCTAGAAGATAATCTTCGTAATCCCTCTGGCCTCTCTTATGTTTTTCAAAACCGTTATGTAATGAGAAAAGTTTACCCTGAATTTTTCAATCAATATTCTGTTCAATCTCTTGAACAGCAATTTTCATATCTACACTCAGCAATGGCCTCGCTTGCTCCTGATGATAGCACATCACCGACGATTGTATTATTAACACCTGGTGTTCATAATTCAGCATACTACGACCACTCCTTTATTGCTCAGCGAACAGGAATTGAACTCGTAGAAGGCAGAGACCTTGTTGTAAGGGAGCGACAGGTGTTTATGAAAACTGCTCGTGGATTGAAGAAGGTAGATGTGATCTATCGTAGAATAGACGACGAGTTTCTTGACCCACTGGAATTTCGTGAAGATTCGCTTCTTGGGGTTCCAGGGCTCATTGATGTGTATCGAGCGGGAAATGTTTCGATTCTAAATGGTATTGGTAATGGAGTTGCCGATGATAAAGCGATCTATCATTTTGTTCCTGATATGATTCGCTATTATTTAAAGGAAGAACCACTAGTGAAAAACGTCGATACATATCTTCTGAGATATGACGATCAGTTGGAATATGTTCTTGATCATTTGTCAGAGTTAGTCGTCAAACACACGAACGCTTCAGGCGGCTATAACATGCTTATCGGTCCTCATGCTACGGAAGAGGAGATTGAAGCCTATCGAGCGCAAATTTTAAAGAATCCATCTGAATTTATTGCTCAACCGACAATTAAATTATCTCGCCTACCAGCATTTAAAGAAGACCGCTTTGCTGCATGTCACGTTGATCTTCGCGTGTTTATATTTGGTGGAGAGAAGACTCACGTATTTCCTGGTGGTTTAACACGTGTCGCTCTCAAGGAAGGTTCTCTTGTTGTCAATTCTTCACAGGGCGGCGGAGCGAAAGATACGTGGGTACTAGAAGAGAATCCAATTGTAACGGGGGGAGAGTGA
- a CDS encoding YdcF family protein — protein MMFSEVNLDNLSRQQITSFMFDSIVDDGKDGECILVFGAKTIHRVQKAARLYHNKRAPKILVSGSAARWGKEEELEAIWMKNHLLNFGVPEEDILLELEAANTTENVIASLMVLQRSFGLNHINRLLIVSSPYHMKRCQLTLTTYMPDWISYTLCPDDRESGQGDNWWKSDRENARVMKELHSMQKYIKKGILKDLPFQ, from the coding sequence ATGATGTTTTCTGAAGTTAATCTGGACAATCTCTCAAGGCAACAAATTACTTCATTCATGTTCGATAGCATTGTAGATGATGGAAAAGATGGAGAGTGCATTCTCGTTTTTGGTGCTAAAACGATTCATCGCGTTCAAAAAGCAGCCAGGCTATATCACAACAAGCGCGCTCCAAAAATTTTGGTGTCCGGATCTGCAGCAAGGTGGGGTAAAGAAGAAGAGTTAGAAGCTATTTGGATGAAAAACCATTTACTTAACTTTGGGGTACCTGAGGAAGATATTCTTCTCGAACTCGAAGCAGCTAATACGACCGAAAACGTCATTGCTTCACTTATGGTACTTCAACGCTCATTTGGGCTTAATCACATCAATAGACTTCTGATTGTGAGCTCCCCCTATCACATGAAAAGGTGTCAATTAACTCTCACCACCTATATGCCGGACTGGATCTCCTATACTCTCTGCCCCGATGACAGAGAATCTGGACAGGGAGACAACTGGTGGAAGAGTGATAGAGAAAACGCTAGAGTCATGAAAGAACTTCACTCCATGCAGAAGTATATAAAGAAAGGCATTTTGAAGGATCTACCTTTCCAATAG
- a CDS encoding ABC transporter substrate-binding protein: MKGTLKKFTGWILVLVLALVPLSACSNSGETNSSSEGSASKEETLDIFSWWTGAGEEDGLNALIDLFKEEYPDIEVENAAVAGGAGTNAKAVLASRMQGDDPPATFQVHGGSELNDGWVAADKMEALNDLYESEGWGDKFPEDLIDLVSKDGDIYSVPVNIHRGNVLWYNTSIFEENGVEPPATFDDFFAAADQLQEAGVTPLALGDKEPWTATHLFETALLGTLGADDYKKLFTGEMSFSDPKVKEAAENFKKMLSYVNEDHSSRNWQDASQLVADGEAAMNVMGDWAKGYFVNDLNLKVKEDFGWVATPGTDGMFMVITDTFGLPKGVSNPEDVKKFLSVLGSVEGQDAFNPLKGSIPARVDADLSNYDEYGKETIEDFKNASLAPSLAHGSAAPEGFVTKVNQAINIFVTQQDVDQFISSLEDASGDLK, translated from the coding sequence ATGAAGGGAACGTTGAAAAAATTTACGGGATGGATTCTCGTCCTTGTCCTCGCTCTTGTACCACTTTCTGCTTGTTCAAACTCTGGGGAAACGAATAGCAGTAGTGAAGGAAGTGCTAGTAAAGAAGAAACGCTTGATATTTTTAGCTGGTGGACAGGTGCTGGTGAAGAGGATGGATTGAATGCGCTAATTGACTTATTTAAAGAAGAATACCCTGATATTGAAGTAGAAAACGCAGCAGTTGCGGGCGGAGCAGGAACGAACGCGAAAGCCGTGCTTGCAAGTCGCATGCAGGGTGATGATCCACCAGCAACCTTCCAGGTTCATGGTGGTTCTGAATTGAACGATGGATGGGTTGCGGCTGACAAAATGGAAGCGCTTAACGACCTGTATGAATCCGAAGGTTGGGGAGATAAGTTTCCTGAAGATTTAATTGATCTTGTTAGTAAAGATGGAGATATCTATTCGGTTCCTGTGAATATTCATCGTGGAAATGTTCTATGGTATAACACGAGCATCTTTGAAGAGAACGGTGTCGAGCCGCCAGCGACGTTTGATGACTTTTTCGCTGCTGCTGACCAATTACAAGAAGCTGGTGTTACGCCGCTTGCTCTTGGAGACAAAGAGCCCTGGACAGCAACTCATTTGTTTGAGACTGCGCTCTTAGGAACGCTTGGAGCAGATGATTACAAAAAGCTTTTCACTGGAGAAATGTCGTTTAGTGATCCGAAAGTAAAGGAAGCAGCTGAGAACTTTAAGAAGATGCTCAGTTATGTGAATGAAGACCATAGCTCACGAAATTGGCAGGATGCTTCCCAGCTTGTTGCAGATGGAGAAGCCGCGATGAACGTTATGGGAGACTGGGCAAAGGGTTATTTTGTGAACGACCTTAACTTAAAGGTGAAAGAAGACTTTGGTTGGGTGGCAACACCTGGAACGGACGGTATGTTTATGGTGATTACAGATACATTTGGTCTCCCAAAGGGAGTTTCAAATCCTGAAGATGTTAAGAAATTCTTATCTGTTCTTGGTTCTGTTGAAGGACAGGATGCGTTCAACCCATTAAAAGGCTCTATTCCAGCTCGAGTTGATGCCGATCTCTCCAACTATGATGAATATGGGAAAGAAACAATTGAAGACTTTAAAAATGCTAGTCTTGCTCCAAGTCTTGCCCACGGATCGGCTGCACCTGAAGGCTTTGTCACAAAAGTGAACCAGGCGATTAATATCTTTGTCACACAGCAGGATGTGGATCAATTTATTAGTTCGCTAGAAGATGCTTCAGGCGATCTTAAGTAA
- a CDS encoding alpha-E domain-containing protein — translation MLSRVADSLYWLTRNVERAENNARLIAVKLTSRLENANPIEETNQNWYELIEISGFQEVFDEEHDRPMDRNVMEFLLFSSKNPNSVLNTITIARENARAVREIIPNELWESINSFYLKLKQQSHTPWTMEEVSDICEFVKKESLLFQGIVEATMPRGDAYLFMEMGKHLERAEKAARILDVYYHKNLESYQNTEIVEYHHWWSVLQSVSGHEAYIKTYRPLIKSRNVAEFFILNAEFPRSMMYCIQKVRNAFVALEDGHVEHYSESLAQELEHLANDLYDFSIEEILNQGAHAFLQSFQHRCMTIGMHITKTYYLGEVVIP, via the coding sequence ATGCTAAGCAGAGTAGCTGATTCGCTTTACTGGTTAACCCGAAATGTCGAACGAGCAGAGAATAACGCGCGATTGATCGCGGTTAAGTTAACGAGTCGTCTTGAGAATGCTAATCCAATCGAAGAGACGAATCAGAACTGGTATGAACTGATTGAAATAAGCGGGTTTCAAGAGGTTTTTGATGAAGAACATGATCGACCGATGGATCGAAATGTGATGGAGTTCCTACTGTTTTCATCAAAGAATCCTAATTCAGTACTCAATACAATAACTATTGCTAGGGAAAATGCACGTGCAGTTCGAGAAATTATCCCCAATGAACTATGGGAAAGTATTAATTCTTTTTATTTAAAATTAAAGCAACAAAGCCACACGCCATGGACGATGGAAGAAGTTAGCGATATTTGTGAATTTGTAAAGAAGGAATCTCTTTTATTTCAGGGGATTGTTGAAGCAACAATGCCACGAGGAGATGCTTACCTTTTCATGGAAATGGGTAAACACCTGGAAAGAGCTGAGAAGGCAGCTCGCATATTGGATGTTTATTATCACAAAAATTTAGAGAGCTACCAGAACACAGAAATTGTGGAGTATCATCACTGGTGGTCAGTTCTTCAGTCTGTGAGTGGACATGAAGCTTACATTAAAACGTATCGACCGTTGATTAAAAGTCGCAATGTCGCTGAGTTTTTCATTTTAAATGCTGAGTTTCCAAGATCAATGATGTACTGTATTCAAAAAGTGCGAAATGCATTTGTCGCGCTTGAAGATGGTCATGTCGAACATTATTCAGAATCACTTGCACAAGAGCTCGAGCACCTTGCCAATGATCTTTATGATTTCTCAATCGAAGAAATTTTGAATCAAGGAGCTCATGCGTTTCTTCAGAGTTTTCAACACAGATGTATGACGATCGGCATGCACATTACGAAAACCTATTACCTGGGGGAAGTTGTGATACCATGA
- a CDS encoding transglutaminase family protein, with protein MKYEVTQTNTYHYELPVRQSINQFRLRPLHDVQQTLHDYRVRIQPESKTYGHTDYWGNYVETFYLWGEHQDLEIETISTIEIHPLALDVTLPLTDNQLAELHSESFKQAHAEYMIETDYTTISKHVMEEETRELWANARDELDFAVKLNEHIYNTMEYVAGATNVETTAEKILTHRTGVCQDYTHLMLALCRHRGIPARYVSGYIYSGENSAYRGDAATHAWLEVKVPGLAWIGLDPTNNAVAREQHIRIAVGRDYRDISPLKGVYIGGAHTLNVSVGVKNLEERVSG; from the coding sequence ATGAAATACGAAGTTACCCAAACGAACACTTATCACTATGAGCTGCCAGTAAGGCAGAGTATTAATCAGTTCAGATTGCGACCGCTTCATGATGTGCAACAAACGCTTCATGACTATCGCGTTCGCATCCAACCTGAAAGCAAGACTTACGGGCATACGGACTATTGGGGCAACTATGTTGAAACGTTCTATCTATGGGGCGAACATCAGGACCTTGAAATTGAAACCATTTCAACGATTGAAATTCATCCACTCGCGCTGGATGTTACTTTACCACTTACGGATAATCAGCTAGCTGAACTTCATTCAGAATCTTTTAAGCAAGCTCATGCCGAATATATGATCGAAACGGATTATACGACAATCTCCAAGCATGTGATGGAAGAAGAAACACGAGAGCTCTGGGCAAATGCTAGAGATGAACTTGACTTTGCAGTGAAGCTTAATGAACATATTTATAACACGATGGAGTACGTTGCAGGAGCCACAAATGTTGAAACGACCGCTGAAAAAATTCTCACTCATCGTACTGGCGTTTGTCAGGATTATACTCATCTAATGCTTGCACTCTGTAGGCATCGAGGGATTCCGGCTCGCTATGTTAGTGGATATATTTATAGCGGGGAGAATTCCGCTTACCGTGGGGACGCAGCAACTCATGCGTGGCTTGAAGTAAAAGTGCCGGGCCTAGCCTGGATCGGCCTTGATCCAACGAATAATGCCGTAGCTCGCGAACAGCACATTCGGATTGCAGTAGGCCGAGACTATCGTGATATTTCTCCTCTAAAAGGGGTATATATCGGTGGAGCCCACACGCTTAACGTTAGTGTAGGTGTAAAGAATTTAGAAGAAC
- a CDS encoding carbohydrate ABC transporter permease codes for MKTETMINQSVKAVTTRKRRSLTKDHIIAIAFLIPSILLVGVFVYGFIGWTGYVSLSNWNSLVPDFSFVGLKNYIYLFSDFRFQADLRNTLFFTILFILVVIVVGQFLAILLDQKIQQESLFRNIFFFPMALSFVVTGVVWQWLLNPSTGVNLFLEKIGLDSKWYTDTTIFPAIGWGKIEFGIPIAMIAVVIAAVWQMTGFSVAMYLAGLRGVPEEVREAARMDGANEFQVYWKIIMPILRPITISVIIIMAHISLKIFDLIYAMTGPGANFVTDVPGVYMYETTFRGNYYANGAAIAVVMLLAVAIFIVPYLWSSRKGEA; via the coding sequence ATGAAGACTGAAACAATGATAAACCAATCTGTTAAAGCCGTAACAACTCGAAAAAGACGTTCACTTACGAAAGATCACATAATCGCCATTGCTTTCCTTATTCCATCCATCCTATTAGTAGGTGTTTTTGTTTATGGTTTTATCGGATGGACTGGCTATGTCTCTTTGAGTAATTGGAATTCACTTGTACCAGACTTTTCATTTGTTGGATTGAAAAATTACATCTACTTGTTTAGTGATTTTCGTTTTCAAGCTGACTTACGAAATACACTATTTTTTACGATTCTCTTCATTCTAGTCGTGATTGTGGTAGGGCAGTTTCTCGCCATTCTTCTTGATCAAAAAATTCAGCAGGAGTCACTCTTTCGAAATATCTTTTTCTTTCCGATGGCGCTTTCGTTTGTTGTGACGGGTGTAGTTTGGCAATGGCTATTAAACCCTTCGACAGGTGTTAACCTATTTCTTGAAAAGATTGGTCTTGATTCAAAATGGTACACGGATACAACTATTTTCCCTGCAATTGGATGGGGAAAGATTGAATTCGGGATTCCGATAGCGATGATTGCCGTTGTGATTGCTGCAGTATGGCAAATGACGGGCTTCTCTGTTGCCATGTATCTTGCCGGTTTACGTGGGGTGCCTGAAGAAGTGCGAGAAGCAGCGAGAATGGATGGAGCGAATGAATTCCAAGTATATTGGAAAATCATAATGCCGATCCTTCGCCCGATTACGATTAGTGTCATTATTATTATGGCTCATATTTCACTTAAAATTTTCGATTTGATTTACGCGATGACAGGTCCTGGCGCGAACTTTGTAACCGATGTTCCAGGTGTATATATGTACGAAACGACGTTCCGTGGTAATTACTACGCAAACGGAGCAGCCATTGCTGTGGTCATGCTTCTCGCTGTTGCTATCTTTATCGTTCCATATCTGTGGTCGAGTCGAAAGGGGGAAGCTTGA
- a CDS encoding response regulator: MLRIMVVDDEQLEREAVELMIKREYGDHVTIQKAKNGREAIEFAEKFQPEIVFMDIKMPGIDGVEAVKTIKRNQPEIKFIMLSAFDTFDYAREVMKQGVKEYLLKPGRKQEIFSAITRISAEIENERVEAEKQDHVQAQLTKAVHLLEGEWMNAILMDHVTEFSPSEWSELLGFQTTVGYAVIFKFPEGRKAIVNEMVQWVKEKMKSNVSGEAMIGMRDDRNLPCFLFSEDLLEKDKRLKAKLQPTLRQLLHEFYQDFQEVVCIGVGRPYQEADQFVESYREALHAVNTLDFQREVTYAFYQESKTPNAPRQSGTQEQESIVINAINNGDFTKAMQELEVFLGMISGEQPAIFVQKVNELFLVAERILQNNGIFLTSYKYIQAESENEARNLARAKLRKLNESVQTWRSLHGGDRLEQVKQYIHTHFHEQLTLEEAADHVDLSPYYVSKLFKDKSGMTFIDYVTEVRITAAKREMLDPSKSLKEICFNVGYKDPNYFSRVFKRKAGFSPSQYREQFHV, translated from the coding sequence TTGCTTAGGATTATGGTTGTAGATGACGAACAGTTAGAGCGTGAAGCGGTCGAATTGATGATTAAAAGAGAATATGGAGATCACGTCACCATTCAGAAAGCAAAAAATGGACGAGAAGCTATTGAATTTGCCGAAAAGTTTCAGCCCGAGATTGTCTTTATGGATATTAAAATGCCAGGTATCGATGGGGTAGAAGCAGTGAAAACGATAAAGAGAAATCAACCCGAAATAAAATTTATCATGCTATCCGCGTTCGATACGTTTGACTATGCCCGCGAAGTGATGAAGCAGGGAGTGAAAGAGTATTTACTAAAGCCAGGGAGAAAGCAAGAGATCTTTTCCGCCATTACGCGTATCTCAGCCGAAATTGAAAATGAACGAGTAGAAGCCGAGAAGCAAGATCATGTACAAGCACAGCTGACAAAAGCTGTTCATCTTCTAGAAGGAGAGTGGATGAACGCGATCCTAATGGATCACGTCACAGAGTTTAGTCCTTCAGAGTGGAGTGAGCTGTTAGGCTTTCAGACGACGGTTGGGTATGCGGTTATCTTTAAATTTCCTGAGGGAAGAAAAGCGATCGTCAATGAAATGGTTCAGTGGGTAAAAGAAAAAATGAAATCCAACGTGTCCGGTGAGGCGATGATTGGAATGAGGGATGATAGGAATTTACCCTGCTTTCTTTTTAGTGAAGATCTTCTGGAGAAGGATAAACGATTAAAAGCGAAGTTACAGCCTACGTTAAGACAACTTCTTCATGAATTTTATCAGGATTTCCAAGAGGTCGTATGTATCGGCGTTGGGAGACCTTATCAGGAAGCGGATCAATTTGTTGAATCTTATCGCGAAGCACTTCATGCGGTAAATACACTAGACTTTCAACGAGAGGTCACATATGCCTTTTATCAAGAAAGTAAGACTCCTAACGCACCGCGCCAGAGCGGAACTCAGGAGCAGGAGTCTATCGTGATCAACGCCATTAACAATGGTGATTTCACAAAAGCGATGCAAGAACTTGAAGTGTTTCTTGGTATGATTTCAGGTGAACAGCCTGCTATATTTGTTCAAAAGGTGAACGAGCTCTTTCTTGTTGCAGAACGAATTTTACAAAATAACGGAATTTTCTTAACTTCCTACAAGTACATTCAAGCGGAAAGCGAGAATGAGGCAAGAAATCTAGCCAGAGCAAAGCTTCGGAAATTGAATGAGAGTGTGCAAACATGGCGTTCTCTTCATGGAGGAGATCGTCTTGAACAGGTGAAGCAATATATTCACACACATTTTCATGAGCAGCTAACACTTGAAGAAGCAGCTGATCATGTTGATCTTAGTCCTTATTATGTAAGCAAATTATTTAAAGACAAAAGTGGTATGACGTTTATTGATTATGTTACAGAAGTTAGAATTACAGCAGCGAAACGAGAAATGCTTGATCCTTCAAAGAGCTTGAAAGAAATTTGTTTCAATGTTGGTTATAAGGACCCTAATTATTTTAGTCGAGTGTTTAAACGAAAAGCAGGTTTTTCACCATCTCAGTACCGTGAACAATTTCACGTATGA